From Spiroplasma eriocheiris, the proteins below share one genomic window:
- a CDS encoding sodium-dependent transporter yields MKKQKEVSKIGFIVSTLGAAIGLGNVWGFPTLLKQDGGLSFLVLYIFALIVCSVPLLIFEFNLGNLRRKSAIRIFDEENPTVGGFMGWFQAGFMFIVANYYTVLIGYVLISLVLEFTNLIAIPSWFNNNILEPGGVGVAGDANFQWIAYIAFLVIIVIVGAIIYFRNKGIEKANLVFIPLLFLILLVLSIYILTVPGALQGLGTVFLPTHKTAASFGNVQVWSDAFGLAIFTVCVGSGFMIIFAGSTNKKQDNANKAWILSTGVLTISLLTIIMVFGSAGILVYNQNPNLSSINDFSKAIDAEFPNGDGMSFIFNVFPQAFNVINQNTVVGIGNFLGILFFIALLFAGLSSIIAMVEISINAIYTNYRIKERQIVLGVIGLMMVIGLVLMFSETNQLIYSFQSLAGSVDMLLMCLLEIILFVHIYKKLQIIIDNNNATSWIKINKSYRIIFSYLVPVLIFVNIIFMLYTFVSQGLDKAWWLSVLAVLLGIIIPALFSWLSITKLKKYQIKPVTLNSRTVPQEGLDDGS; encoded by the coding sequence ATGAAAAAACAAAAAGAAGTTAGCAAGATTGGTTTTATTGTTTCTACCTTAGGAGCAGCAATTGGTTTAGGAAACGTCTGGGGATTTCCCACTTTATTAAAACAAGATGGGGGATTATCATTTTTAGTGCTATATATTTTTGCGTTAATAGTCTGTTCGGTACCCTTATTAATTTTTGAGTTTAATTTAGGGAATTTAAGACGGAAATCAGCAATCAGAATATTTGATGAAGAGAATCCAACGGTTGGAGGTTTTATGGGGTGATTTCAAGCGGGATTTATGTTTATTGTGGCTAATTATTATACTGTTTTAATTGGTTATGTGTTAATTTCATTAGTCCTTGAATTCACTAATTTAATTGCGATTCCAAGTTGGTTTAATAATAATATTTTAGAACCCGGGGGAGTTGGTGTTGCTGGGGATGCTAATTTTCAATGAATAGCTTATATAGCATTTTTAGTAATTATTGTGATTGTTGGTGCAATTATTTACTTTCGGAATAAAGGAATTGAAAAAGCAAACTTAGTATTTATTCCACTCTTATTTTTAATCTTATTAGTTTTATCAATCTATATTTTAACAGTCCCAGGGGCTTTGCAAGGATTAGGAACGGTTTTTCTTCCGACCCATAAAACAGCTGCTTCGTTTGGAAATGTCCAAGTCTGAAGTGATGCGTTTGGATTAGCAATTTTTACGGTTTGTGTGGGGTCGGGATTTATGATTATTTTTGCGGGGTCAACGAATAAAAAGCAAGATAATGCCAATAAAGCATGAATTTTATCAACCGGAGTGTTAACAATTTCGTTATTAACTATTATCATGGTGTTTGGATCCGCTGGGATTCTGGTCTATAACCAAAACCCTAATTTAAGTAGTATTAATGATTTTAGTAAAGCAATTGATGCTGAATTTCCGAATGGAGATGGGATGAGTTTTATTTTTAATGTCTTTCCGCAGGCCTTTAATGTTATTAACCAGAACACCGTGGTTGGGATCGGTAATTTCTTAGGAATCTTATTCTTTATTGCATTATTATTTGCGGGGTTAAGTAGTATTATTGCAATGGTAGAAATTAGTATTAACGCAATCTATACTAACTATCGGATTAAAGAACGCCAAATTGTGTTGGGAGTCATTGGGTTAATGATGGTAATTGGTTTAGTCTTAATGTTTAGTGAAACTAACCAGTTAATATATTCTTTCCAATCCTTAGCAGGCAGTGTTGATATGTTACTAATGTGTTTATTAGAAATTATCTTATTTGTCCATATTTACAAAAAGTTACAAATTATTATTGATAATAATAATGCGACTTCGTGAATTAAAATTAACAAGAGTTATCGGATTATTTTTTCATATTTAGTTCCAGTCCTAATTTTTGTTAATATCATTTTTATGCTTTATACTTTTGTTAGCCAAGGATTAGATAAAGCATGATGATTAAGTGTGTTAGCTGTCTTACTCGGGATAATTATTCCGGCACTCTTTAGTTGGTTATCAATTACCAAATTAAAAAAATATCAAATTAAACCAGTTACGCTTAATAGTAGAACAGTACCACAGGAGGGATTAGACGATGGGTCATAA